One segment of Desulfovibrio sp. X2 DNA contains the following:
- the hypB gene encoding hydrogenase nickel incorporation protein HypB, producing MQIPVVRNILEANDRIAGQLKKMFAEKKILVLNLMSSPGAGKTSLLERTLRDLAGEFRMAVIEGDLQTDNDARRVAATGAQAVQINTEGGCHLDGSMVMEALGSLDLTSLDILFVENVGNLVCPAEFSVGEDHNVALLSVTEGDDKPEKYPLLFHISSVLLLNKTDLLPYVDFDLGRASAHATALNAGIAVLPVSCRAGDGLEAWYDWLRAARAAKAGAA from the coding sequence ATGCAGATACCCGTGGTTCGCAACATTCTCGAGGCCAACGACCGCATCGCCGGGCAGCTCAAGAAGATGTTCGCGGAAAAGAAGATCCTGGTCCTGAACCTCATGAGCTCGCCGGGCGCGGGCAAGACCTCGCTGCTCGAACGCACCCTGCGCGACCTGGCGGGCGAGTTCCGCATGGCCGTCATCGAGGGCGACCTGCAGACCGACAACGACGCCCGCCGCGTGGCCGCGACCGGCGCGCAGGCCGTGCAGATCAACACCGAGGGCGGCTGCCACCTGGACGGCTCCATGGTCATGGAGGCCCTGGGCTCGCTCGACCTCACCAGCCTGGACATCCTGTTCGTCGAGAACGTGGGCAACCTGGTCTGCCCCGCGGAATTCTCCGTGGGCGAGGACCACAACGTGGCCCTGCTCTCCGTCACCGAGGGAGACGACAAGCCGGAGAAATATCCCCTGCTCTTCCACATCTCCTCGGTCCTTCTGCTGAACAAGACCGACCTCCTGCCCTATGTGGACTTCGATCTCGGCCGCGCCTCGGCCCACGCCACGGCGCTCAACGCCGGAATCGCGGTGCTGCCCGTCTCCTGTCGCGCGGGCGACGGCCTGGAGGC
- a CDS encoding hydrogenase maturation nickel metallochaperone HypA, translating into MHEMSIVQSLQDIIRQEMGRHGVTRLLAVRVVHGRLTNVVPEALEFAWEVMTKDTDMEGARLETEEIPLKLRCGGCRREFEPEDITAVLAPCPVCGEQIGHEVVAGRELHIAHIEAE; encoded by the coding sequence ATGCATGAAATGTCCATCGTCCAGAGCCTGCAGGACATCATCCGGCAGGAGATGGGACGCCACGGCGTCACCCGGCTCCTGGCCGTCCGCGTGGTCCATGGCCGACTGACCAACGTCGTCCCCGAGGCGCTCGAGTTCGCCTGGGAGGTCATGACCAAGGACACCGACATGGAAGGCGCGCGCCTGGAGACCGAGGAGATTCCGCTGAAGCTCCGCTGCGGCGGCTGCCGCCGCGAGTTCGAGCCCGAGGACATCACCGCGGTGCTCGCCCCCTGCCCCGTCTGCGGCGAGCAGATCGGCCACGAGGTCGTGGCCGGGCGCGAGCTGCACATCGCCCACATCGAAGCCGAATAG